The Fructilactobacillus myrtifloralis genome contains a region encoding:
- a CDS encoding ribosome hibernation promotion factor, which yields MLSFNVRGDDVDVTPEVRQTIEQQVEQLNAELAEGVDAVAHVNLVGYPDQLIKAEITIIFPFLLLRGEATSNQLKTSVANAVAQIMDQIKRYRTNVNHHAEQVGHKPLFKPEETPAVTLDVVRKKRIPLKQMDSETAILQMNLLNHDFYVYKDINNETINIIYRRNDVHYGQITTES from the coding sequence ATGTTATCATTTAATGTTCGTGGCGATGACGTCGATGTTACCCCTGAGGTACGGCAAACAATTGAGCAGCAGGTCGAACAGCTTAATGCGGAACTAGCAGAGGGCGTCGATGCGGTAGCACACGTTAATTTAGTTGGGTATCCGGATCAACTGATTAAGGCTGAAATTACGATTATCTTTCCATTTTTATTACTCCGCGGAGAAGCAACGAGCAACCAACTCAAGACGAGCGTTGCAAATGCGGTGGCTCAAATCATGGACCAAATTAAGCGGTACCGCACGAACGTTAACCACCACGCCGAACAGGTCGGCCACAAGCCCCTGTTCAAACCGGAGGAGACTCCGGCGGTCACCCTTGATGTGGTCCGAAAAAAACGGATTCCGTTAAAGCAAATGGATTCAGAAACCGCGATTTTGCAAATGAACTTACTGAATCATGATTTTTACGTATACAAAGACATTAATAACGAAACGATTAACATCATTTACCGGCGTAACGATGTTCACTACGGTCAGATTACGACGGAAAGTTAA
- a CDS encoding CidA/LrgA family protein produces the protein MSSKDSQPAAPILVQMGIYAVILFVSYLISALFPANFPVPAPVIGLILLYLLLTFRLIKPVHVEKVGNFLISILAFLFVPSGIQLAADLNIMKHSGLQMIVMIIISTVVMLVSVALVATALIWLRQRLFPGKE, from the coding sequence ATGTCATCTAAAGATTCACAACCAGCGGCCCCCATTTTAGTGCAAATGGGAATTTATGCCGTGATTTTATTTGTTTCCTACTTAATTTCAGCTCTATTTCCCGCAAATTTCCCGGTTCCAGCACCGGTCATCGGGTTAATCCTGCTGTATCTCCTACTCACTTTCCGCCTGATCAAACCAGTTCACGTGGAAAAGGTCGGTAACTTCTTGATTAGCATCTTGGCCTTTCTCTTTGTTCCCTCTGGAATTCAACTGGCCGCCGACCTGAACATCATGAAGCATTCGGGACTCCAAATGATCGTCATGATTATCATCTCAACGGTGGTCATGTTAGTCTCGGTGGCTCTCGTAGCCACGGCCCTCATCTGGCTGCGCCAGCGCCTCTTTCCCGGAAAGGAGTAG
- a CDS encoding DEAD/DEAH box helicase, with the protein MNELDLAGRLVPVTAEQQRGWANEPGIQLTPALQVLSTVIHCNRCHNDCEKEVSQLPTGDYYCRNCINLGRLDSSMALATRAEPNAFQVAATPVLAWVGKLTPDQQSCAAQIRQGFQTHQSQLLWAVTGAGKTEISFVGIAWALEQGLRVAIASPRVDVCLELFPRYQAAFPTIPMVLLHGQQQTPYSYRQLTICTTHQLLRFQAAFDVLILDEVDAFPYAGNPTLAMATQRAVKPQGALLLMTATPSRQLQREYRGRIAYLPRRFHGFPLPQLRWRLAYRWRHQLDRGRLPRILKRLVQQKVQAQQPFLLFVPRIRDLAVIDGYLAKWFENRVQWETVYAGDEARIAKVNKMRQREVLFLVTTTILERGVTFPGIDVIILGGDDRVFSVASLVQMAGRVGRKATRPTGTVDCIVAAYTTNVIQARHQIAQMNRRAHSHA; encoded by the coding sequence ATGAACGAACTTGATTTGGCGGGTCGCTTAGTACCCGTGACTGCCGAGCAGCAGCGGGGATGGGCGAATGAGCCTGGGATCCAACTAACCCCCGCGTTGCAGGTATTATCTACTGTTATTCATTGTAACCGATGCCACAATGATTGTGAAAAGGAAGTCAGCCAGCTGCCGACTGGCGACTATTACTGTCGCAACTGTATTAACCTCGGTCGGCTTGACAGTTCCATGGCGCTCGCCACCAGGGCGGAACCGAATGCGTTTCAAGTTGCAGCGACTCCGGTGTTAGCCTGGGTTGGCAAGTTAACGCCCGACCAACAAAGCTGTGCAGCCCAAATTCGCCAGGGCTTTCAAACCCACCAATCCCAGTTACTATGGGCGGTGACGGGGGCTGGTAAAACCGAGATTTCGTTTGTCGGGATTGCCTGGGCGCTGGAGCAGGGTTTACGAGTGGCGATTGCCTCGCCCCGGGTCGATGTTTGTTTAGAACTCTTTCCGCGCTACCAGGCGGCATTTCCCACCATTCCGATGGTGCTCTTGCATGGGCAACAACAAACACCATACTCGTATCGGCAACTAACCATCTGTACGACTCATCAGTTGTTGCGCTTTCAGGCCGCGTTCGATGTGTTAATCCTAGACGAAGTAGATGCGTTTCCCTATGCCGGTAATCCCACTTTGGCGATGGCCACCCAGCGAGCGGTGAAACCACAGGGCGCGTTATTGTTGATGACGGCAACGCCTAGTCGCCAGTTGCAACGGGAGTATCGCGGGCGCATTGCCTACTTACCGCGTCGGTTCCATGGGTTTCCGTTACCCCAATTGCGGTGGCGGTTGGCCTACCGCTGGCGTCACCAGCTAGACCGCGGCCGCTTACCAAGGATTTTAAAGCGGTTGGTCCAGCAGAAAGTGCAGGCCCAGCAACCCTTTTTGCTGTTTGTGCCCCGGATTCGGGACCTGGCGGTGATTGATGGCTACCTAGCTAAGTGGTTTGAAAATCGGGTGCAGTGGGAAACTGTCTACGCGGGTGATGAAGCACGGATTGCGAAGGTGAATAAAATGCGACAGCGGGAGGTTTTGTTTTTAGTGACCACGACCATTTTGGAACGGGGCGTAACCTTTCCCGGGATTGATGTGATTATTTTAGGAGGCGACGACCGGGTCTTTTCGGTGGCCTCGCTCGTGCAAATGGCCGGTCGGGTTGGGCGGAAAGCGACCCGGCCGACGGGGACCGTGGATTGCATCGTGGCAGCCTATACCACCAATGTTATTCAAGCGAGACACCAAATTGCCCAGATGAATCGGAGAGCTCACTCCCATGCGTGA
- a CDS encoding APC family permease, whose protein sequence is MWRYLKRLIIGRPLKSTDESGQSLTKFKGLALLSSDALSSVAYGTEQITVVLITLSTAALMYQMWIGLLVLVLLAAITLSYRQIIYAYPSGGGAYVVARTNWGEGAGLVAGGSLLVDYMLTVAVSTTSGTEAITSAIPSLYHYQVPIAVLIVLFIMVLNLRGMRDSAAFLVIPVYFFILMIILMIIIGGYNILTGKIAYHAAAPLNASVKGMTLLLFFKALSAGSASLTGVEAISNAVPNFKQPSRKNAANTLALMAIILALFFGSITCLSYYMGIIPNVKDTVLSQIGSGVFGHGFFYYMLQLATALILAVAANTGFSAFPILAYNMAKDKYLPHAYLDKGDRLGYSNGIISLAIGAITLILVFNGKTNLLIPLYAVGVFVPFTLSQSGMIVHWFHHKEGFWPGKMFINLVGAGMSLMLVVILFSLRFRDVWPYLIIMPLILYMFYRIHNHYEQVARQLRIDNKDAAAQIRKYDGSTVIVLVGNVTQVTRQAISYATSIANQVVAVHVSFNSDPESEKKIEDQFKHEYPDIRFVNIHTSYRSLNDPVLRFCDVIARKDDEINYSTTVLVPQFVPRHHWQQVLHNQTGLRLRAALNSRQNIIVSTYNYHLSN, encoded by the coding sequence ATGTGGCGATATTTAAAGCGTTTAATTATTGGCCGACCACTGAAAAGTACTGATGAATCCGGGCAATCCCTGACGAAATTTAAGGGCTTGGCGCTCTTGTCATCTGATGCCTTATCCTCAGTGGCCTACGGAACGGAACAAATTACGGTAGTCTTGATTACGTTATCGACCGCCGCCCTCATGTATCAAATGTGGATCGGGTTGCTAGTGTTAGTGTTACTAGCAGCCATTACCCTGTCGTATCGTCAAATCATCTATGCTTACCCCTCTGGTGGGGGAGCGTACGTGGTTGCACGCACCAACTGGGGGGAAGGCGCCGGCCTGGTTGCCGGGGGCTCCCTACTGGTTGATTACATGTTAACCGTGGCGGTTTCGACCACCTCTGGAACGGAAGCCATCACCTCTGCCATTCCGAGTCTTTATCACTACCAGGTGCCCATCGCGGTGCTAATCGTGCTGTTTATCATGGTATTGAACTTACGGGGAATGCGCGATTCGGCCGCGTTTCTGGTCATCCCGGTGTACTTCTTTATCTTAATGATTATTTTGATGATCATCATCGGTGGCTATAACATTCTGACGGGGAAAATCGCGTACCACGCGGCTGCGCCGCTGAACGCTTCGGTGAAGGGCATGACGTTGCTGCTCTTCTTCAAAGCCCTTTCGGCAGGGTCAGCCTCCCTGACTGGAGTGGAAGCCATCAGTAATGCCGTTCCTAATTTTAAGCAGCCTAGTCGGAAGAATGCGGCGAATACGTTGGCATTAATGGCCATTATTTTGGCGCTTTTCTTTGGTTCCATCACCTGCTTGAGTTACTACATGGGCATTATTCCCAACGTTAAGGATACCGTGTTGTCCCAAATCGGGAGCGGAGTCTTTGGCCACGGGTTCTTCTATTACATGTTGCAACTTGCGACCGCGCTAATTCTAGCGGTTGCTGCTAACACGGGATTCTCGGCCTTTCCAATCCTGGCCTACAACATGGCGAAGGATAAGTATTTGCCGCACGCCTACCTGGATAAGGGGGATCGTCTCGGTTATTCCAACGGAATTATTTCACTGGCGATTGGAGCCATCACGTTGATTTTGGTTTTCAACGGGAAGACCAATCTGTTGATTCCACTTTATGCCGTCGGGGTGTTTGTGCCATTTACCCTGTCACAGTCCGGGATGATTGTGCACTGGTTCCATCATAAGGAAGGTTTCTGGCCGGGAAAGATGTTCATTAACCTAGTTGGAGCTGGAATGTCTTTGATGCTGGTAGTCATCCTGTTTTCCCTCCGCTTTAGGGACGTTTGGCCGTACCTGATCATCATGCCGTTGATTTTGTACATGTTTTATCGGATTCACAATCACTACGAGCAAGTGGCGCGTCAGTTACGGATTGATAACAAGGATGCCGCCGCCCAAATTCGCAAGTACGATGGGTCAACGGTGATTGTGTTGGTCGGAAACGTGACGCAAGTTACCCGCCAGGCAATCAGCTATGCCACTTCGATTGCGAACCAGGTGGTTGCCGTCCACGTCTCCTTTAATTCTGATCCGGAGAGTGAAAAGAAGATTGAGGACCAGTTTAAGCATGAATATCCAGACATTCGGTTTGTTAACATTCACACTTCATACCGCTCCCTCAACGATCCGGTGCTCCGGTTCTGTGATGTAATTGCCCGCAAGGACGATGAGATTAACTACTCCACGACCGTGCTTGTTCCGCAGTTTGTGCCTCGGCACCACTGGCAACAAGTCCTGCATAACCAAACGGGACTGCGGCTTAGAGCAGCGCTTAATTCGCGGCAAAACATCATTGTCTCAACCTATAACTATCATTTAAGTAATTAA
- a CDS encoding ComF family protein, protein MLSFRPYQAPELCAKCERLFARPTGPQCPQCGRFQATTSRCRDCQEWNRREAVPLVNQALYPYHGLMQTYLERYKFQGDYALRSLVKAALVQACQREQELIVPVPLAPKQLALRKFNQVTGWLTDVAFVPALTAKPKLVSQHQQTRRQRLADWQPFALNPNTKAQLSGARVCLVDDVYTTGQTLHQAQRLLLAVGVRQVRSVTVAR, encoded by the coding sequence TTGCTTAGTTTCAGACCGTATCAGGCTCCAGAATTATGTGCGAAGTGCGAGCGCCTTTTCGCCCGCCCGACCGGTCCCCAGTGCCCGCAATGTGGTCGGTTTCAAGCCACGACGAGTCGGTGTCGGGATTGTCAGGAATGGAACCGCAGGGAGGCAGTCCCGTTAGTAAACCAGGCGCTGTATCCGTATCACGGCCTAATGCAAACCTACTTAGAGCGGTATAAATTTCAGGGCGATTATGCCCTGCGTTCGCTTGTGAAAGCAGCGCTCGTCCAGGCGTGTCAACGCGAGCAGGAGTTAATCGTGCCGGTCCCACTGGCCCCTAAGCAGCTAGCGCTGCGGAAGTTTAATCAGGTAACTGGGTGGTTAACGGACGTCGCTTTCGTCCCCGCGCTCACGGCCAAGCCGAAACTGGTGAGTCAACACCAACAAACCCGCCGCCAACGATTAGCGGACTGGCAACCCTTTGCCCTTAATCCAAACACTAAAGCGCAACTCTCGGGGGCCCGCGTCTGCTTGGTCGATGACGTGTATACAACGGGACAAACCCTCCACCAGGCTCAACGGTTACTTTTGGCAGTCGGGGTGCGACAAGTTCGGAGTGTGACGGTAGCCCGGTAA
- a CDS encoding YigZ family protein has product MAQPFLTITKAGTHTLEIKKSKFIANVARVQSEAEATDFLTRIQTEHKKATHNCFAYLLGADDHVQRESDNGEPSGTAGVPILEVLKQEHLHDVAVVVTRYFGGIKLGAGGLIRAYSNATSKVIAAVGTVAIVQHEGLQITVSYKNYDQLTYFLTTHHLEVQNVDFQTEVTVTTSVAQDQLEPLKTALTNHLAGNVTIQSAGPQFVEQPVKRPQA; this is encoded by the coding sequence ATGGCACAACCATTTTTAACCATTACCAAAGCGGGCACCCATACCCTAGAAATTAAAAAGTCTAAGTTTATTGCTAACGTTGCCCGCGTTCAGAGCGAGGCAGAGGCCACGGACTTTCTAACCCGCATCCAAACGGAGCACAAAAAAGCCACCCACAACTGCTTTGCTTACCTGCTTGGAGCAGACGACCACGTGCAACGGGAAAGTGATAACGGGGAACCCAGCGGGACGGCAGGTGTTCCCATTTTAGAGGTGCTTAAGCAGGAACACCTCCACGACGTTGCCGTCGTCGTGACCCGTTACTTTGGCGGCATTAAGCTCGGCGCGGGCGGACTAATCCGGGCTTACAGTAACGCCACTTCAAAAGTCATTGCGGCCGTTGGAACCGTCGCCATCGTCCAGCACGAAGGCCTGCAAATTACCGTGAGCTACAAAAACTATGATCAATTAACCTATTTTTTAACTACCCACCACCTTGAAGTTCAAAACGTTGATTTTCAAACGGAGGTGACCGTCACTACCTCTGTGGCCCAGGATCAATTGGAACCTCTCAAAACAGCTTTAACTAATCACCTGGCCGGCAACGTTACCATTCAAAGTGCGGGGCCGCAATTCGTCGAACAACCAGTGAAACGCCCCCAAGCCTGA
- the groL gene encoding chaperonin GroEL (60 kDa chaperone family; promotes refolding of misfolded polypeptides especially under stressful conditions; forms two stacked rings of heptamers to form a barrel-shaped 14mer; ends can be capped by GroES; misfolded proteins enter the barrel where they are refolded when GroES binds) has translation MAKELKFSDDARSAMLKGVDKLADTVKTTMGPKGRNVVLEETAGDPTITNDGVTIAKAISLPDHFENMGAKLVSEVASKTNDVAGDGTTTATVLTQAIVKEGMKNVTAGANPVGVRRGIEKATQAAVDSLRKMSHKVENKDDIAQIASISSASKEVGSLIAEAMEKVGNDGVITIEDSKGVETSLDVVEGMEFDRGYMSQYMVTDQEKMEADLDNPYILITDKKISNMQDIMPLLQSVVEQGRALLIIADDIGGEVLPTLVLNKMRGTFNVVAVKAPGFGDRRKAQLQDIATLTGATVISDDLGFDLKDTTVDQLGQANKVNVTKDKTTIVEGKGDKEAIAKRVAEIKGQISTTNSEFDKDKLQERLAKLAGGVAVIKVGAATETELKERKYRIEDALNATRAAVEEGFVPGGGTSFINILADVAAVDADGDEQTGVDIVRRALEAPVKQIAENAGVDGAVIVDHLKQEKPGVGYNAADGKYEDMIAAGVVDPTKVSRSALQNAASVSSLLLTTEAVVAEEPKEDSNDNPGMPQGMPGMM, from the coding sequence ATGGCTAAAGAGCTTAAATTTTCAGATGACGCACGGAGCGCAATGCTCAAGGGTGTTGATAAATTAGCTGATACAGTTAAAACGACAATGGGTCCAAAGGGTCGTAACGTTGTTTTAGAAGAAACAGCTGGCGATCCAACCATTACTAACGATGGGGTCACGATTGCTAAGGCAATTAGTTTACCGGACCACTTTGAAAACATGGGGGCTAAGTTAGTTTCTGAAGTAGCTTCCAAGACGAACGATGTTGCTGGGGACGGAACCACTACTGCAACTGTTTTGACCCAAGCAATTGTCAAAGAAGGTATGAAGAACGTCACGGCCGGTGCTAACCCGGTTGGTGTACGTCGGGGAATTGAAAAAGCAACCCAAGCCGCTGTAGACAGTTTGCGGAAGATGAGTCACAAAGTTGAAAACAAAGACGACATCGCACAAATTGCTTCCATTTCTTCCGCTAGCAAAGAAGTTGGAAGTTTGATTGCGGAAGCCATGGAAAAGGTTGGTAACGATGGGGTAATTACCATCGAAGACTCCAAGGGAGTGGAAACCAGCTTGGACGTGGTTGAAGGAATGGAATTTGATCGTGGTTACATGTCCCAATACATGGTTACTGATCAAGAAAAGATGGAAGCCGATCTCGATAATCCATACATCTTAATTACTGACAAAAAGATTAGCAACATGCAAGACATCATGCCCCTCTTACAATCAGTCGTTGAACAAGGTCGGGCACTGTTAATCATTGCCGATGACATTGGTGGCGAAGTATTGCCAACCTTGGTCTTGAACAAGATGCGGGGAACGTTTAACGTGGTTGCCGTTAAGGCCCCTGGTTTTGGTGACCGGCGGAAAGCCCAATTACAAGACATCGCCACGTTGACTGGTGCAACTGTCATTAGTGATGACTTAGGCTTTGACTTGAAAGACACGACCGTCGATCAACTTGGTCAAGCTAATAAAGTAAACGTTACGAAGGATAAGACAACCATCGTAGAAGGCAAGGGTGACAAAGAAGCCATTGCTAAGCGAGTTGCTGAAATTAAGGGTCAAATTTCGACGACCAACTCTGAATTTGATAAGGATAAGTTACAAGAACGGTTAGCTAAGTTAGCTGGTGGAGTAGCCGTAATCAAAGTCGGAGCTGCAACCGAAACGGAATTAAAGGAACGCAAGTACCGGATTGAAGATGCTTTGAATGCTACCCGGGCTGCCGTTGAAGAAGGCTTCGTTCCTGGTGGAGGAACTTCCTTCATCAACATCCTCGCTGATGTAGCTGCCGTTGATGCCGATGGTGACGAACAAACGGGAGTTGACATTGTACGTCGGGCTCTTGAAGCTCCAGTTAAGCAAATTGCTGAAAACGCCGGAGTGGATGGTGCTGTAATCGTTGACCACTTGAAGCAAGAAAAACCAGGAGTTGGATACAACGCTGCGGATGGCAAGTATGAAGACATGATTGCCGCCGGAGTTGTCGACCCAACCAAGGTTAGTCGGTCAGCTTTACAAAATGCTGCCTCAGTTTCTTCATTGTTACTTACGACGGAAGCCGTAGTTGCTGAAGAACCAAAAGAAGACAGTAACGACAACCCAGGAATGCCACAAGGAATGCCTGGAATGATGTAG
- the lrgB gene encoding antiholin-like protein LrgB has protein sequence MQAELLKFLGTPMFGIALSLVVYLIGTVLFKKTKGFFLFQPLFVSMVLGVFLLWLLAKVTNLDVVWVYKNLYKPGGDIIFWFLYPATIAFAIPLFKRNDIVKKYWIEIILALVIGLTISVIIMYFVSKLLGLNNAGIASMLPQAATTAVAMPIAAGIHGIPAVTAMACILNAVIIYAIGDWLIKIFHLKNPIGVGLGLGTAGHTLGSAKALQLGEVQGSMAAISVVIISIVVDIVVPIFANLVHL, from the coding sequence ATGCAAGCTGAATTATTAAAATTCTTGGGGACGCCGATGTTTGGAATCGCCCTCTCGCTCGTCGTCTATCTAATCGGTACGGTGCTGTTTAAAAAGACCAAGGGGTTTTTCCTCTTCCAACCGCTCTTTGTCAGCATGGTGCTCGGGGTGTTCTTGCTCTGGTTACTAGCCAAAGTAACTAATCTCGACGTCGTCTGGGTTTACAAAAACCTCTACAAGCCTGGTGGTGACATCATCTTCTGGTTCCTGTATCCCGCTACGATTGCCTTTGCCATTCCCCTGTTCAAACGCAATGATATTGTGAAGAAGTACTGGATAGAAATCATCCTGGCTCTGGTGATTGGGCTGACCATTTCGGTCATTATCATGTACTTTGTCTCAAAGCTCCTCGGGCTTAACAACGCCGGAATTGCCTCAATGTTACCGCAGGCAGCTACCACGGCCGTTGCAATGCCAATTGCCGCTGGGATTCACGGTATTCCAGCCGTAACCGCGATGGCCTGCATTTTGAACGCCGTCATCATTTACGCCATTGGGGACTGGTTAATTAAAATTTTCCACCTCAAGAATCCAATCGGCGTGGGGCTCGGACTGGGAACCGCCGGGCACACGTTAGGATCAGCGAAAGCGCTCCAACTGGGTGAAGTGCAGGGTTCCATGGCTGCTATCTCAGTGGTCATTATCTCAATCGTGGTGGACATTGTCGTGCCCATCTTTGCTAATCTGGTTCATTTATAA